Proteins from a single region of Eremothecium gossypii ATCC 10895 chromosome VI, complete sequence:
- a CDS encoding AFR406Cp (Syntenic homolog of Saccharomyces cerevisiae YOR152C; 1-intron) codes for MLSLTTSLLSTVVSQLVPLQLSLEVQHMGLTSLHPLFLRYWCLQALLKLPIFGLMWFPFKNIISLGFWAVLTSELCSQFQQALQQNDIRKKRLRRGARTTGRFGHAMLELFRSLKESPEQDLFLFGKWTTYVLDLSSSWEFPYVIDTLFGSLVHYVTVLQKEDAQSIANSLRKFFQERKGDEYDMLDDVLTDVKNTRKK; via the exons ATGCTGTCGCTGACTACTAGTCTACTGAG CACAGTGGTATCCCAGCTGGTGCCGCTTCAGCTGTCACTTGAGGTGCAGCACATGGGCCTGACCTCGTTGCACCCGCTGTTTCTTAGATATTGGTGTCTGCAAGCGCTGCTGAAACTACCGATCTTCGGACTAATGTGGTTCCCCTTCAAGAATATCATCTCACTGGGTTTCTGGGCTGTGCTGACCAGCGAGCTTTGTAGCCAATTccagcaggcgctgcagcagaacGACATACGAAAGAAACGACTCcggcgcggggcgcggACGACGGGGCGGTTCGGGCACGCGATGCTGGAGCTGTTCCGGAGTCTGAAAGAGTCGCCGGAGCAAGATCTGTTTCTCTTCGGAAAGTGGACGACGTACGTGCTGGACctgagcagcagctgggAGTTCCCGTACGTCATTGACACGCTCTTCGGCAGCCTCGTGCATTACGTGACGGTGCTGCAGAAAGAAGACGCGCAGAGCATTGCGAACTCGCTCCGCAAGTTCTTCCAGGAACGCAAAGGGGACGAGTACGACATGCTGGACGATGTACTGACGGATGTCAAAAACACAAGGAAGAAATGA
- a CDS encoding AFR407Cp (Syntenic homolog of Saccharomyces cerevisiae YHR014W (SPO13)), translating to MIPFRKRKHRQMDPDSSARPLKQKSTNVRSPRDTKAGGCAPGARAVRTRTDVVFSSENVAIRLVEDVSEEDAPAAAPLRRLNENTDVSVLSLQLDEFDQPPNSTSTPLGSPGRSASLGMHCAPDVDAYLRSQGLLSPVCGRDWTPACAESPLQTPERADESWFSPVESPGLSRTFQSSGAFATYQDSDMGSPRAAKDADCHQHRTRPYHK from the coding sequence ATGATTCCATTTCGGAAGAGGAAGCACCGGCAGATGGACCCAGATAGCAGTGCTCGGCCGCTCAAGCAGAAATCCACAAACGTGCGCAGCCCGCGCGACACGAAGgcgggcggctgcgcgcCGGGTGCGCGCGCTGTGCGGACGCGCACAGATGTTGTGTTCTCCAGCGAGAACGTGGCGATCCGCCTGGTCGAGGACGTGTCCGAGGAGGACGCGCcggccgcagcgccgctgcggcggctAAACGAAAACACGGACGTCAGCGTGCTATcgctgcagctggacgaGTTTGACCAGCCGCCCAACTCAACTTCCACGCCCCTGGGTAGCCCCGGCCGCAGCGCCTCGCTTGGCATGCACTGCGCGCCGGACGTGGACGCGTATCTGCGCTCACAGGGCCTGCTGTCGCCGGTGTGCGGCCGCGACTGGACGCCGGCCTGTGCCGAATCACCGCTGCAGACGCCCGAGCGCGCAGACGAAAGCTGGTTCTCGCCTGTAGAATCACCCGGACTGTCGCGTACGTTCCAGAGCAGCGGCGCTTTTGCCACTTACCAAGACTCCGATATGGGCTCACCGCGGGCCGCAAAGGACGCGGACTGTCACCAGCATAGGACACGTCCCTACCATAAATAG
- the ARD1 gene encoding peptide alpha-N-acetyltransferase complex A subunit ARD1 (Syntenic homolog of Saccharomyces cerevisiae YHR013C (ARD1)) produces MPVTIRRATIEDILCMQNANLHNLPENYMLKYYMYHVLSWPQASIVATTTDDVFDELEEVVGEGHVRPGVKRDPTYVANGEKLVGYVLVKLNDDPAVPNEQPNGHITSLSVMRTYRRMGLAEKLMRQALYALREVYQAEYVMLHVRHSNRAALHLYRDTLAFDVLKVEQGYYQDGEDAYSMRKDLVLADLLPSRFQRADCEDDLESDLLEDILNEGVDSILV; encoded by the coding sequence ATGCCAGTGACCATCAGAAGGGCGACGATCGAGGACATCCTTTGCATGCAGAATGCCAATCTGCACAACCTACCGGAAAACTACATGCTCAAGTACTACATGTACCACGTGCTGTCGTGGCCGCAGGCGTCCATCGTCGCGACCACCACAGACGACGTGTTTGACGAACTCGAGGAGGTCGTCGGCGAGGGCCACGTCCGCCCGGGCGTGAAGCGCGACCCCACCTACGTTGCCAACGGCGAAAAGCTGGTCGGCTACGTGCTGGTGAAGCTCAACGACGACCCCGCTGTGCCCAACGAGCAGCCGAACGGGCATATCACGTCGCTGAGCGTCATGCGCACCTACCGGCGAATGGGCCTCGCGGAGAAGCTGATGCGCCAGGCGCTTtacgcgctgcgcgaggtCTACCAGGCCGAGTACGTCATGCTGCATGTGCGCCACTCGAACCGCGCAGCGCTGCATCTCTACCGCGACACCCTTGCATTCGACGTGCTCAAGGTTGAGCAGGGCTACTACCAGGACGGCGAGGACGCCTACTCCATGCGCAAGGACCTGGTGCTGGCGGACCTCCTGCCCAGCCGCTTCCAGAGGGCAGACTGCGAGGACGACCTCGAGTCCGACCTCCTGGAGGACATCCTCAACGAGGGGGTGGATAGTATACTGGTATAG
- the RPB2 gene encoding DNA-directed RNA polymerase II subunit RPB2 (Syntenic homolog of Saccharomyces cerevisiae YOR151C (RPB2)) yields the protein MLEYYDDDAYVYDDDDEDAPITAEDSWTVISAFFREKGLVSQQLDSFNQFINYTIQDLILEDSTLILEQLAQHTTEADNISRKYEISFGKIYLAKPSMTESDGVSHAMYPQEARLRNLTYASGLFVEIKKRTYEAVDIPGRDLKYEIIQEESEDTEEGKIFIGRVPIMLRSKYCLLDDLSESDLYRLKECPFDMGGYFIINGSEKVLIAQERSAGNIVQVFKKSAPSPISHIAEIRSALEKGSRFISTLQVKLYGREGSTSRTIKATLPYIKQDIPIVIIFRALGIIPDGEILEHICYDQNDWQMLEMLKPCVEEGFVIQDRETALDFIGRRGTALGIKKEKRIQYAKDILQKEFLPHITQLEGFESRKAFFLGYMINRLLLCALDRKDQDDRDHFGKKRLDLAGPLLAQLFKTLFRKLTRDILRFMQRSVEEAKDFNLKLAVKATTITAGLKYALATGNWGEQKKAMSSRAGVSQVLNRYTYSSTLSHLRRTNTPIGRDGKLAKPRQLHNTHWGLVCPAETPEGQACGLVKNLSLMSCISVGTDPVPIITFLNEWGMEPLEDYVPHQSPDATRVFVNGVWHGIHRNPARLVDTIRKLRRKGDITAEVSIVRDIREKELKIFTDAGRVYRPLFVVADTQHADGHKDLKVRKGHIRKLMLTEYQDIEGGFEDEDINYTWTSLLNDGIVEYIDAEEEETILIAMQQEDLDPSVPQTVDPSDELDPARRIKAIHHSNTFTHCEIHPSMILGVAASVIPFPDHNQSPRNTYQSAMGKQAMGVFLTNYNVRMDTMANILYYPQKPLGTTRAMEYLKFRELPAGQNAIVAIACYSGYNQEDSMIMNQSSIDSGLFRSLFFRSYMDQEKRIGMSITESFEKPHRTNTLRMKHGTYEKLDDDGLIAPGVRVSGDDIIIGKTTPIPPDAEELGQRTAFHSKRDASTPLRSTENGIVDQVLITTNQEGLKFVKVRVRTTKVPQIGDKFASRHGQKGTIGITYRREDMPFTAEGVVPDLIINPHAIPSRMTVAHLIECLLSKVAALSGNEGDASPFTDITVDGISKLLREHGYQSRGFEVMYNGHTGKKLMAQIFFGPTYYQRLRHMVDDKIHARARGPMQVLTRQPVEGRSRDGGLRFGEMERDCMIAHGAAAFLKERLMEASDAFRVHICGICGLMTVVAKLKHNQFECRGCKNKIDIYQVHIPYAAKLLFQELMAMNIAPRLYTDRSRDF from the coding sequence ATGCTAGAATATTACGATGATGACGCGTATGTTTATGACGATGATGATGAGGATGCACCAATAACTGCGGAGGACTCGTGGACGGTCATCTCTGCGTTTTTCCGGGAGAAGGGCCTAGTATCACAGCAGCTGGACTCGTTTAACCAGTTTATCAATTACACGATACAGGACCTCATCCTGGAGGACAGCACGCTGATTCTGGAGCAATTGGCGCAACACACAACAGAGGCAGACAACATCAGCAGGAAGTACGAGATTTCGTTTGGGAAAATCTACCTAGCCAAGCCGTCGATGACAGAGTCTGATGGTGTGTCGCACGCGATGTACCCCCAGGAGGCGCGACTGCGGAACCTGACGTATGCATCCGGGCTATTTGTGGAGATCAAGAAGCGCACGTACGAGGCGGTCGACATACCGGGCAGGGACTTGAAGTACGAAATCATCCAGGAGGAGAGCGAGGATACAGAGGAGGGCAAGATCTTCATCGGCCGTGTTCCAATCATGCTGCGGTCGAAATACTGTCTGCTGGATGACTTGTCGGAATCGGATCTCTACCGGCTGAAGGAGTGTCCGTTCGACATGGGAGGGTACTTCATCATAAACGGGTCTGAAAAGGTTTTGATTGCACAAGAGCGGTCTGCGGGGAATATAGTTCAAGTCTTCAAGAAATCTGCGCCTTCTCCGATATCTCACATAGCGGAAATCAGGTCCGCGCTTGAGAAGGGTTCACGTTTCATCAGCACCCTGCAAGTCAAGCTTTACGGTCGTGAGGGCAGTACATCGCGTACTATTAAGGCCACACTTCCTTATATCAAGCAGGACATTCCGATTGTCATTATCTTCAGGGCGTTGGGTATCATTCCTGATGGCGAAATTTTAGAGCATATTTGCTACGACCAAAACGACTGGCAGATGTTGGAAATGCTGAAGCCATGTGTGGAGGAAGGTTTTGTCATTCAGGACAGGGAAACTGCGTTGGATTTCATTGGTCGTCGTGGAACGGCACTGGGTATTAAGAAGGAGAAGAGAATCCAATATGCAAAAGACATTCTGCAGAAAGAATTTTTGCCGCATATCACCCAGTTGGAAGGTTTTGAGAGTAGGAAGGCCTTCTTCCTTGGTTATATGATTAACCGCCTATTGCTATGTGCTTTGGATCGTAAAGACCAGGACGATCGTGACCATTTCGGTAAGAAGAGATTGGACTTGGCTGGCCCACTGTTAGCTCAACTTTTTAAGACTCTGTTCAGAAAGTTAACCAGAGACATTCTGCGCTTTATGCAGAGATCCGTAGAAGAAGCGAAGGACTTTAACCTAAAATTAGCAGTAAAGGCGACAACCATCACAGCAGGGTTAAAGTATGCGTTAGCCACTGGTAACTGGGGTGAGCAAAAGAAGGCAATGTCCTCTAGAGCTGGTGTTTCTCAAGTGCTGAATCGTTACACTTACTCTTCGACACTGTCGCACTTGCGGAGAACGAACACGCCTATTGGACGTGATGGTAAATTGGCCAAGCCTAGACAGTTGCATAATACCCACTGGGGTCTTGTTTGTCCTGCAGAAACTCCGGAAGGACAAGCATGTGGTCTAGTGAAGAACCTGTCTCTGATGTCCTGCATTTCTGTCGGCACTGATCCCGTTCCAATTATTACTTTCCTAAACGAGTGGGGTATGGAACCATTGGAAGATTACGTTCCTCATCAATCGCCTGATGCTACCAGAGTGTTTGTTAACGGTGTCTGGCACGGTATCCATAGAAATCCCGCCAGGCTTGTTGACACGATACGGAAATTAAGAAGGAAGGGTGATATCACTGCCGAAGTGTCTATTGTTAGAGACATCCGTGAGAAGGAGCTAAAGATCTTCACCGATGCAGGAAGAGTTTACAGACCTCTGTTTGTGGTTGCTGACACGCAACACGCTGATGGACACAAAGATTTAAAGGTAAGGAAAGGCCATATACGGAAGTTGATGTTGACTGAATACCAGGACATTGAGGGTGGCTTCGAAGATGAGGACATTAACTATACATGGACTTCTTTGTTGAATGATGGTATTGTCGAATACATTGatgcagaagaagaagaaacTATCCTGATTGCGATGCAACAGGAAGATCTGGACCCCAGTGTCCCACAGACAGTAGACCCTAGCGATGAGCTTGATCCTGCAAGACGTATTAAAGCTATTCATCATTCTAATACCTTTACGCATTGTGAAATTCATCCTTCGATGATTTTGGGTGTTGCCGCCTCCGTTATTCCATTCCCCGATCATAACCAATCTCCGCGTAACACCTATCAGTCTGCTATGGGTAAACAGGCTATGGGAGTTTTCCTCACGAACTATAATGTGCGTATGGATACTATGGCTAACATTCTATACTACCCACAGAAACCACTGGGTACAACACGTGCTATGGAGTACCTAAAGTTCCGTGAACTGCCCGCGGGACAAAATGCCATTGTCGCAATCGCGTGTTATTCCGGTTACAACCAGGAAGATTCCATGATCATGAACCAGTCTTCCATTGATTCCGGGCTATTTAGATCCCTATTTTTCAGATCCTACATGGACCAAGAAAAGAGAATTGGTATGTCTATTACCGAATCTTTTGAAAAACCTCACCGTACCAATACTCTGCGGATGAAGCATGGTACGTACGAAAAACTTGATGACGACGGACTGATCGCCCCAGGTGTCAGAGTGTCTGGTGACGATATTATCATTGGTAAAACGACACCAATACCGCCAGATGCTGAGGAACTGGGACAAAGAACTGCATTCCACTCTAAACGTGATGCTTCCACCCCGCTGAGATCAACAGAAAACGGTATTGTTGACCAGGTCTTGATTACAACCAACCAAGAGGGTTTGAAATTTGTAAAGGTCAGAGTGCGTACTACCAAGGTTCCACAAATCGGTGACAAATTTGCATCCCGTCACGGTCAGAAGGGTACCATCGGTATCACTTACCGCAGGGAAGACATGCCTTTCACAGCAGAAGGTGTCGTTCCAGATCTGATTATCAACCCGCACGCCATTCCTTCTCGTATGACAGTCGCCCATTTAATCGAATGTCTGTTGAGTAAGGTCGCGGCCTTGTCTGGTAACGAAGGTGATGCTTCTCCATTCACGGATATCACGGTGGATGGGATATCTAAACTGCTTCGCGAGCATGGTTACCAGTCCCGCGGGTTTGAAGTTATGTACAATGGCCACACAGGGAAGAAGCTGATGGCACAGATCTTCTTCGGCCCAACCTACTACCAGAGATTGAGACACATGGTCGACGACAAGATCCACGCGAGAGCAAGAGGCCCGATGCAGGTGCTGACAAGACAACCTGTGGAAGGTCGGTCGAGAGACGGTGGTCTCAGATTCGGTGAAATGGAACGTGACTGTATGATTGCCcacggcgcggcggcgttcCTGAAAGAAAGACTCATGGAGGCATCCGACGCCTTTAGAGTACATATCTGCGGTATCTGTGGCCTGATGACCGTAGTTGCTAAGTTGAAGCATAACCAGTTTGAGTGTCGCGGGTGCAAGAACAAAATCGACATTTACCAGGTCCACATCCCATACGCCGCCAAACTGCTCTTCCAGGAGCTGATGGCCATGAATATCGCACCACGTCTATATACCGATCGCTCGAGAGATTTTTAA
- the TRS31 gene encoding TRAPP subunit TRS31 (Syntenic homolog of Saccharomyces cerevisiae YDR472W (TRS31)): MLQPALHRRPTPSPMDELISPSNTSAAPQQQAGYDYTVGPQPALPNATKPPHSKLYAESLAPKHKQVSLSAFTFLFQEMVVQQRDSSKTVAEIEAKLNALGYAIGMRLVELLPFRDSVPTKASATDGAEALAPAIPMMKKRPLKILDILQYVHGPLWRYLFGAASDDLVKSSERENEYMIVDNEPQWTQFIHGTSIQCESFTGGIIEGVLDHAGFPCHVTVHTDPEGTYDQRTVYLIQFKKQVVEREYLRF, translated from the coding sequence ATGCTCCAGCCTGCCCTTCACAGGCGGCCCACCCCCAGCCCTATGGACGAGCTCATCAGTCCCAGCAACACGTCCGCTGCCccccagcagcaggccgGCTACGATTACACTGTGGGGCCACAGCCCGCGCTGCCCAACGCGACGAAGCCTCCGCACTCGAAGCTGTACGCAGAGTCGCTCGCGCCCAAGCACAAGCAGGTGTCGCTGTCCGCGTTCACGTTCCTGTTCCAGGAGATGGtggtgcagcagcgggacTCCTCCAAGACTGTGGCCGAGATCGAAGCCAAGCTCAATGCGCTGGGCTACGCGATCGGCATGCGTCTGGTCGAACTGCTGCCCTTCCGCGACTCGGTGCCGACGAAGGCTTCCGCTACCGACGGCGCAGAGGCCCTTGCGCCGGCCATCCCGATGATGAAGAAGCGCCCACTCAAGATCCTGGACATTCTGCAGTACGTGCACGGCCCACTGTGGCGCTACCTTTTCGGCGCGGCCAGCGACGACCTGGTCAAGAGCTCCGAGCGCGAGAACGAGTACATGATTGTGGACAACGAGCCGCAGTGGACGCAGTTCATCCACGGCACCTCGATCCAGTGCGAGTCCTTCACTGGGGGCATCATTGAAGGCGTGCTGGACCACGCGGGATTCCCATGTCACGTGACGGTCCATACCGATCCAGAGGGCACATATGATCAACGCACTGTGTACCTGATCCAGTTCAAGAAACAGGTGGTGGAGAGGGAGTATCTAAGGTTCTAG
- the MRP20 gene encoding mitochondrial 54S ribosomal protein uL23m (Syntenic homolog of Saccharomyces cerevisiae YDR405W (MRP20)) translates to MRWSSFFKVPARLLGTAAKDSAPAGTTSAAQAAECRMTLQDKVLNLTQSAIQEGRAHFKVGSRKLYFPKARVILLRSNAKHTPYQAKFIVPKSFNKLDLRDYLYHLYGLRALNITTQLLHGRFRKPHPLKPRYRDPQIKKMTIEMQEPFIWPEETKDTTQDFLREETEKYMQNSSSRLGSDKFKPGEAFGGALGPYKEAAQAFVPRMMRRKFENKRAKVLDKAKCMKQFGLIDRYAAEEVTTKL, encoded by the coding sequence ATGCGTTGGAGTTCGTTCTTTAAGGTCCCGGCGCGGCTACTTGGCACTGCCGCTAAGGACTCCGCGCCGGCTGGGACGACCTCTGCCGCCCAAGCTGCTGAGTGCCGGATGACGCTGCAGGACAAGGTGCTCAACCTGACACAAAGCGCTATTCAGGAGGGTCGCGCCCACTTCAAGGTTGGTAGTAGGAAGCTGTACTTCCCCAAGGCGCGGGTAATTCTTCTGCGCTCGAACGCGAAGCACACGCCGTACCAGGCGAAGTTCATTGTGCCCAAGTCATTCAACAAGCTGGACCTGCGGGACTACCTGTATCATCTTTACGGCCTGCGGGCGTTGAACATCACGACACAGTTGCTGCATGGGCGGTTCCGCAAGCCACATCCGCTCAAGCCGCGGTACCGCGACCCTCAGATAAAGAAGATGACCATTGAGATGCAGGAGCCCTTTATCTGGCCCGAGGAGACCAAGGACACCACGCAGGATTTCCTCAGAGAGGAGACGGAGAAGTACATGCagaacagcagcagcaggctgGGCTCCGACAAGTTCAAGCCGGGCGAGGCGTTCGGAGGCGCGCTCGGGCCCTACAAGGAAGCGGCGCAGGCTTTCGTCCCACGCATGATGAGACGCAAGTTCGAGAACAAACGCGCCAAGGTGTTGGATAAGGCAAAGTGCATGAAGCAGTTCGGCCTGATCGACAGATATGCCGCTGAGGAGGTGACGACAAAGCTGTAA